Proteins encoded together in one Cydia pomonella isolate Wapato2018A chromosome 10, ilCydPomo1, whole genome shotgun sequence window:
- the LOC133522417 gene encoding zinc finger protein 700-like isoform X1, which yields MMNMCRTCLGTPANKLISDLGKGLKWSNKNCFEIIAFCLDVEVTKDSKITTNLCSKCYRKIITLYKFKALSLKNDSYLKSLYPVVQLNGQKLSVYVDENGIKHENFLEPDEFGPSLVEDCNEELKIEIDVKTADSQENLEVDVKNEDTLEAIEPDESNDEPLHVVQKDKYDNIKNTKGKVKKKRSRPGRVKSQKKHNSNHELQVCEECGKSVRNLKDHTLQHLPRDQRPRVQCKACPKTFATLSGRYNHYKYAHLGLKPKCDICNKEVRCLNVHKMQVHNPNALPYSCVSCERRFVTQSALDVHMVAHTMDPKFECNICQKKFRMKHLVLKHIRKIHENEKNYQCDVCAKPFFEKVLLQRHAKTHSEKRLYNCNDCGLALKTKDTLRNHLLLHRSNKDYPCELCSKSFQKLDYLRVHMVTHTKEKRYECRYCSARFGRAHHRSRHEATAHQKQLKDK from the exons ATGATGAACATGTGTAGAACTTGCCTCGGAACTCCTGCTAACAAACTTATTTCGGACCTAGGAAAGGGCTTGAAATGGAGCAATAAAAACTGCTTCGAGATAATCGCGTTTTGCTTAGATGTCgag GTCACCAAAGATTCTAAAATAACAACGAATTTATGCAGCAAGTGTTACAGAAAAATCATAACATTATACAAGTTTAAAGCCCTGTCTTTAAAAAATGACTCATATCTGAAGTCTCTTTATCCAGTTGTACAGTTAAATGGTCAGAAACTATCTGTGTATGTTGATGAGAACGGAATTAAACACGAGAATTTTCTAGAACCTGATGAATTTGGTCCAAGTTTAGTAGAAGACTGTAATGAGGAgcttaaaatagaaatagatgTTAAGACAGCTGACTCACAAGAAAATCTAGAAGTAGATGTTAAAAATGAAGACACTTTAGAAGCTATAGAGCCAGATGAATCAAATGATGAGCCTTTACATGTTGTTCAAAAAGataaatatgataatattaaGAATACCAAAGGAAAAG TAAAAAAGAAACGTAGCCGTCCAGGAAGagtaaaatcacaaaaaaagcATAATTCTAATCATGAACTGCAAGTGTGCGAAGAGTGTGGAAAATCTGTGCGTAACCTCAAAGACCACACCCTTCAGCATCTGCCAAGGGATCAGCGCCCGAGGGTGCAGTGCAAGGCATGTCCTAAGACCTTTGCCACCTTAAGCGGCCGATACAACCATTACAAATATGCTCATTTAGGCCTCAAACCTAAATGTGATATTTGTAATAAAG AGGTGAGATGTCTGAACGTGCACAAGATGCAAGTGCACAACCCAAATGCTCTTCCATATAGCTGTGTATCATGCGAGCGCCGCTTCGTGACGCAGTCCGCGCTCGATGTACACATGGTCGCGCACACTATGGACCCCAAATTTGAGTGTAATATCTGTCAGAAGAAATTCCGCATGAAGCATCTTGTTTTAAAACATAT aCGGAAGATCCATGAGAATGAAAAGAATTATCAATGTGATGTGTGTGCTAAGCCTTTTTTCGAAAAAGTATTACTTCAGAGACATGCAAA GACGCACTCGGAGAAGCGCCTGTACAACTGCAACGACTGTGGCCTAGCCCTCAAGACGAAGGATACACTGAGGAACCACCTCCTGCTCCATCGCAGTAACAAGGACTATCCGTGTGAACTGTGCAGCAAGAGCTTCCAAAAACTcga CTACTTGAGGGTCCACATGGTGACCCACACGAAGGAGAAGCGTTACGAGTGCCGCTACTGCAGCGCGCGCTTCGGCCGCGCGCACCACCGCAGCCGCCACGAGGCCACCGCGCACCAGAAACAGCTAAAAGACAAATAA
- the LOC133522417 gene encoding zinc finger protein 595-like isoform X2 — MMNMCRTCLGTPANKLISDLGKGLKWSNKNCFEIIAFCLDVEVTKDSKITTNLCSKCYRKIITLYKFKALSLKNDSYLKSLYPVVQLNGQKLSVYVDENGIKHENFLEPDEFGPSLVEDCNEELKIEIDVKTADSQENLEVDVKNEDTLEAIEPDESNDEPLHVVQKDKYDNIKNTKGKVKKKRSRPGRVKSQKKHNSNHELQVCEECGKSVRNLKDHTLQHLPRDQRPRVQCKACPKTFATLSGRYNHYKYAHLGLKPKCDICNKEVRCLNVHKMQVHNPNALPYSCVSCERRFVTQSALDVHMVAHTMDPKFECNICQKKFRMKHLVLKHMTHSEKRLYNCNDCGLALKTKDTLRNHLLLHRSNKDYPCELCSKSFQKLDYLRVHMVTHTKEKRYECRYCSARFGRAHHRSRHEATAHQKQLKDK, encoded by the exons ATGATGAACATGTGTAGAACTTGCCTCGGAACTCCTGCTAACAAACTTATTTCGGACCTAGGAAAGGGCTTGAAATGGAGCAATAAAAACTGCTTCGAGATAATCGCGTTTTGCTTAGATGTCgag GTCACCAAAGATTCTAAAATAACAACGAATTTATGCAGCAAGTGTTACAGAAAAATCATAACATTATACAAGTTTAAAGCCCTGTCTTTAAAAAATGACTCATATCTGAAGTCTCTTTATCCAGTTGTACAGTTAAATGGTCAGAAACTATCTGTGTATGTTGATGAGAACGGAATTAAACACGAGAATTTTCTAGAACCTGATGAATTTGGTCCAAGTTTAGTAGAAGACTGTAATGAGGAgcttaaaatagaaatagatgTTAAGACAGCTGACTCACAAGAAAATCTAGAAGTAGATGTTAAAAATGAAGACACTTTAGAAGCTATAGAGCCAGATGAATCAAATGATGAGCCTTTACATGTTGTTCAAAAAGataaatatgataatattaaGAATACCAAAGGAAAAG TAAAAAAGAAACGTAGCCGTCCAGGAAGagtaaaatcacaaaaaaagcATAATTCTAATCATGAACTGCAAGTGTGCGAAGAGTGTGGAAAATCTGTGCGTAACCTCAAAGACCACACCCTTCAGCATCTGCCAAGGGATCAGCGCCCGAGGGTGCAGTGCAAGGCATGTCCTAAGACCTTTGCCACCTTAAGCGGCCGATACAACCATTACAAATATGCTCATTTAGGCCTCAAACCTAAATGTGATATTTGTAATAAAG AGGTGAGATGTCTGAACGTGCACAAGATGCAAGTGCACAACCCAAATGCTCTTCCATATAGCTGTGTATCATGCGAGCGCCGCTTCGTGACGCAGTCCGCGCTCGATGTACACATGGTCGCGCACACTATGGACCCCAAATTTGAGTGTAATATCTGTCAGAAGAAATTCCGCATGAAGCATCTTGTTTTAAAACATAT GACGCACTCGGAGAAGCGCCTGTACAACTGCAACGACTGTGGCCTAGCCCTCAAGACGAAGGATACACTGAGGAACCACCTCCTGCTCCATCGCAGTAACAAGGACTATCCGTGTGAACTGTGCAGCAAGAGCTTCCAAAAACTcga CTACTTGAGGGTCCACATGGTGACCCACACGAAGGAGAAGCGTTACGAGTGCCGCTACTGCAGCGCGCGCTTCGGCCGCGCGCACCACCGCAGCCGCCACGAGGCCACCGCGCACCAGAAACAGCTAAAAGACAAATAA
- the LOC133522420 gene encoding zinc finger protein 470-like produces MNTCRTCLKTPADKRILELEKVIKDGNKNSFQVMLFCLDIEVIETSKVTTNLCNNCYRKIISYYKFKTLSLKNDAYLKSLVPPVQLEDQTLSVYVDELGIKHENFLDSDDFGPSLVEDNPEFKIEEEVKEEVEMNVKNEDTCQHPELDEEPLSVVQKVKYENVKNDYKENAPVYKKRGRSNIVNLPKKGKVKEERQVCEECGKSVRNLKGHSLLHQQKGERQMIQCKLCPKLFNTDSGRNKHYRNIHLGLSNVSKSICDICNKEVKHLKGHIKMMHNRESLPYGCGSCERRFLCRSALKKHMAKHVGVPEIPYECDICKRRFHTKTLVSKHIRQFHLNVKNYLCEICSKTFFDKHPFIIHMESHSKERLYKCKDCGLPLKTKETLRNHRLLHRNDKEFPCELCSKKFQKLAYLRVHMVTHTKEKRYECRYCGVRFGRSHHRSRHESTAHQKQLKDE; encoded by the exons ATGAACACGTGCAGAACATGCCTCAAAACTCCAGCTGATAAGCGTATTTTGGAGCTGGAAAAGGTCATAAAAGATGGCAACAAGAACTCTTTCCAGGTTATGCTGTTTTGTTTAGATATAGAG GTCATCGAAACCTCTAAAGTAACAACAAATTTATGTAACAATTGCTATAGAAAAATCATATCGTATTACAAGTTCAAGACTCTATCTCTGAAAAATGATGCATATTTAAAATCTTTAGTGCCACCTGTGCAGTTGGAAGACCAGACATTGTCTGTGTATGTGGATGAACTTGGAATTAAACACGAGAATTTCTTAGACTCTGATGATTTTGGTCCCAGTCTTGTAGAAGACAATCcagaatttaaaatagaagaGGAGGTTAAGGAAGAAGTAGAAATGAATGTTAAGAATGAAGACACATGTCAACATCCAGAGTTAGATGAAGAGCCATTGAGTGTGGTACAGAAggttaaatatgaaaatgttaaaaatgaTTATAAAGAAAATG CACCAGTGTACAAAAAACGTGGGCGTTCCAATATTGTAAACCTACCAAAAAAAGGAAAGGTGAAAGAAGAGCGTCAAGTGTGTGAGGAGTGCGGCAAGTCCGTCCGTAACCTCAAGGGTCATTCCCTTCTTCACCAGCAAAAGGGTGAGAGGCAAATGATTCAGTGTAAACTCTGCCCGAAACTCTTTAATACTGACTCAGGTCGCAACAAACATTACCGTAACATCCACTTAGGCTTATCTAATGTTAGCAAGTCTATATGTGATATTTGTAACAAAGAGGTTAAACATCTGAAGGGACACATAAAAATGATGCATAATAGAGAAAGTTTACCATACGGCTGTGGGTCGTGCGAGCGCAGGTTCTTGTGCCGTTCGGCACTTAAGAAACACATGGCCAAACATGTTGGCGTGCCAGAAATACCATATGAGTGTGATATATGCAAAAGAAGGTTCCACACTAAGACTCTTGTCTCAAAACATAT ACGGCAATTCCATTTAAATGTAAAGAATTATCTATGTGAAATCTGTTCTAAGACTTTTTTTGATAAACATCCATTTATTATTCATATGGA GTCGCACTCCAAGGAGCGGCTATACAAATGCAAGGACTGCGGCCTACCCCTCAAGACAAAGGAAACGCTGAGGAATCACCGCTTGCTCCATCGTAACGACAAGGAGTTCCCGTGTGAACTATGCAGCAAGAAATTCCAAAAACTCGC